A part of Arachis hypogaea cultivar Tifrunner chromosome 12, arahy.Tifrunner.gnm2.J5K5, whole genome shotgun sequence genomic DNA contains:
- the LOC140176694 gene encoding uncharacterized protein: protein MARMVTVLKTSPVRLGDQVDESTVYFYNLFWTFSPCIEAFRHCKSLVSIDSTHLYGKYGGTLLLAIAQDGNSNILPIVFALVEGENAELWKVFFIYDRHNGIKAALEAPDGGWLPPRAFRAFCIHHVAANFSLSFKGQDTKRMLVNAAYAKTEAEFDYWFDIMWTKNPVICDWANRMEYDKWTKHQDSGRRFGHITTNISECVNSVLKGTRNLPITSLVKSTYGRLAELFVVRGQMAEAQMGTGHEFCPALVKVIKRNMKDLRCFTVTLYSRHQSEYTVAETTPTGNFSLGSYRVSLGDHTCDYGYF from the exons ATGGCCAGGATGGTTACAGTGTTGAAGACTTCTCCAGTTAGGCTTGGGGATCAGGTCGATGAATCTACAGTCTACTTTTATAATCTTTTCTGGACATTTTCACCCTGCATTGAGGCCTTTCGACATTGCAAGTCCCTCGTGAGCATCGACAGTACCCACttgtatggcaagtatggaggTACCTTACTGCTGGCGATAGCGCAAGATGGGAACTCGAACATCTTGCCGATAGTGTTCGCACTTGTAGAGGGAGAAAATGCGGAGTTATG GAAGGTATTCTTTATCTAcgacaggcataacggcatcaaggctgcCCTTGAGGCCCCCGATGGTGGTTGGCTACCTCCACGTGCTTTTCGAGCGTTCTGTATTCATCATGTGGCGGCAAATTTTAGCCTCAGCTTCAAAGGTCAAGACACGAAGAGGATGTTGGTGAATGCTGCCTATGCAAAGACCGAAGCAgagtttgattactggtttgacaTTATGTGGACTAAGAATCCGGTTATTTGTGATTGGGCCAATCGGATGGAATATGACAAGTGGACCAAGCATCAGGATAGCGGGAGACGGTTTGGTCACATAACAACCAACATTAGTGAATGTGTGAATTCTGTGTTGAAGGGTACTCGAAACCTCCCGATAACTTCGTTGGTTAAGTCCACATACGGAAGGCTTGCTGAGCTATTCGTGGTCCGAGGACAAATGGCGGAGGCACAAATGGGGACTGGGCATGAATTTTGTCCGGCGTTGGTGAAAGTAATAAAGCGGAACATGAAAGACTTAAGATGCTTTACCGTCACTTTATACAGCAGGCACCAGTCTGAGTATACGGTGGCTGAGACGACGCCCACTGGTAACTTCTCACTTGGTAGCTATCGAGTTTCGCTTGGGGATCACACTTGCGACTATGGCTACTTTTAG